The DNA region CATCTCCCAGGCTGCGGCCTGGATCTGGCGCCCGACGATCCGGGCGTTCGTGAAGTACTCGAGCTTGTGGATCACGACGAGGAAGGCGAGCGAGCCCAGCGCCACCCAGGCCGAGACGCCGAGCGAGATCACGACGATCACCGTGTTCGAGATGAGGTTGCCGACGACCGGCAGGAGCCCGGTGAGGAACGTGATGGCCACCAGGGTCCCGGCGAACGGCAGGTGGACGCCGAGGATCGGGAGGAGGAGCAGCAGGTAGAGCCCGGTGAGCACGGTGTTGAGGGCTGAGATCTTCACCTGGGCGAACACGATGGCTTCGAAGGCGTCGGCGAGGCGCCGGCCGCGCTCGGCCAGGGCCCGGGCCAGCGGTCCGGGGGTGTACGAGCGCGGGTGAAAGAAGATCAGCACGCCGACGGCGATCCCCACCGCGATGTGCACGATCGCCCGGCCCAGCTCGCCTCCCGTTCGTCGGAGCTCGACGGCGTGCTCGCGGAGCCACGCCGCGGCCGCCTGCTTGAGCTGGTCGGCGTCCTGGACCGTATCGGGCACGAACGAGGGGCCGCCGCGCTCTTCGAGCCAGAGGCGGGTCTCGTCCAGCACCTGGGCCATCTTCTGAATGAGGGCCGGGACGTCGCCGACGTGACCGCGGATCAGGCCGACG from Candidatus Methylomirabilota bacterium includes:
- a CDS encoding AI-2E family transporter — its product is MPSSAPAGPAPATPYEKAAWILAAAALLLILSYRLVPALVAGLFVTVLLHRLAHRIAGPRVSHGSAKLLAAALVGVSAIGIATGVALLLVGLIRGHVGDVPALIQKMAQVLDETRLWLEERGGPSFVPDTVQDADQLKQAAAAWLREHAVELRRTGGELGRAIVHIAVGIAVGVLIFFHPRSYTPGPLARALAERGRRLADAFEAIVFAQVKISALNTVLTGLYLLLLLPILGVHLPFAGTLVAITFLTGLLPVVGNLISNTVIVVISLGVSAWVALGSLAFLVVIHKLEYFTNARIVGRQIQAAAWEMLIALLAFEAVFGVPGLVLAPIVYAWVKKELTDRGLV